The Salvelinus namaycush isolate Seneca chromosome 1, SaNama_1.0, whole genome shotgun sequence genome has a window encoding:
- the LOC120048787 gene encoding lysM and putative peptidoglycan-binding domain-containing protein 2-like, with protein sequence MAEYSPVLPMRDGGARFGIGQPIFPRSRSGSESDSELSQSLARTKIRSYGSTASVAASLGEKYIEHRVTDSDTLQGIALKYEVTMEQIKRTNKLFSNDCIFLRNTLNIPVVSETSPFNGLSLESPDGDPQHQDYNPLCVGQDRDTEEGPSPPPAPGPGDKDSSSYKRPQPEELSAQDFLHRLDLQIKQSKQAARRLKEEEVRDSEEEYTLPVSSYQEI encoded by the exons ATGGCGGAGTACTCGCCTGTCCTGCCGATGAGGGATGGTGGAGCGAGGTTTGGTATCGGACAGCCCATCTTTCCCCGGTCCCGGTCCGGTTCAGAATCCGATAGTGAACTGTCTCAGAGTCTGGCCCGAACCAAGATCCGGTCTTACGGGAGTACGGCTAGCGTCGCGGCTTCTCTCGGCGAGAAATACATAGAGCATCGGGTCACAGACAGCGACACTTTGCAGGGCATAGCCCTCAAATACGAAGTAACG ATGGAGCAGATCAAGAGGACTAACAAGCTGTTCAGTAACGACTGTATCTTCCTGCGTAACACCCTCAACATCCCTGTGGTCTCAGAGACCTCTCCCTTCAACGGCCTGTCTCTAGAGTCCCCCGACGGAGATCCCCAGCACCAGGACTACAACCCCCTGTGTGTGGGGCAGgacagggacactgaggagggCCCCTCGCCGCCTCCGGCCCCTGGGCCTGGGGATAAGGACAGTAGTAGTTATAAACGGCCCCAGCCAGAAGAGCTGTCGGCTCAAGACTTCCTGCACAGACTGGACTTGCAGATTAAACAGTCTAAGCAGGCAGCACGCAGGCTCAAAGAAGAGGAAGTGAG GGACAGTGAAGAGGAATACACACTTCCTGTTTCATCATACCAGGAGATCTAA